In Gigantopelta aegis isolate Gae_Host chromosome 14, Gae_host_genome, whole genome shotgun sequence, the following proteins share a genomic window:
- the LOC121388783 gene encoding uncharacterized protein LOC121388783 — translation MASAPRDSIACGICMDRFRDPRSLLCGHSFCHQCLEDHVFSTVTWCCFRCPICRKANYFDNTKSLAEQFGLNYSLIQISERITQQQMAPVVTGSSNVVVAGGNIVDSKVNITITNVYGIDTPKAKLKKSLDQLETSFQSMEVKLQYQRQQELVNLDLNVSQIKHDIDASAEKLIELYKASDSDHKNVEKFTEEICGGRESQHIQLSKLHETARTKIDEQFNEERMVLVEPRQLLQDNLLVKNSLTDLEIEKNTERIDNANKILTDYLAQNQTKPTQTRITFTKSACEGDAICPNIGILSWTDGRTEMKGETICPDIGILCLTDGQTDMEMKQDTEDRQETGHKNQESVYLKLLKVINTRYDPNTTELTPLLTSIDVIVVYESLKVLVADCRNLCIKCYNYDDGMLYCSYKTSDAPRGLAKLQDCRVVVTLPHERQIVFFTVTDVITVTNTLNMEKGYFNITQLHDSHLAATVWLSKPGCVDILDLKGHVMRSISNLTAKPWYVTVLGINLFVVSGVNTVTCMTSSGDINWVTSPNTKPRFAWGIACDRSGFVYVVDRDSNTVIQLSPSGEYLCDVLTGHDKISVPRALCFNRDLLYMTQDNGEIKIFIAKQN, via the exons ATGGCGTCTGCTCCCCGTGACAGTATAGCCTGTGGAATATGCATGGACAGATTCCGTGATCCGAGAAGCCTTCTGTGTGGCCATTCCTTCTGTCACCAATGTCTGGAGGACCACGTCTTCAGCACAGTCACCTGGTGCTGTTTCCGCTGCCCCATCTGCAGAAAAGCCAATTACTTCGACAACACCAAGTCCCTGGCTGAACAGTTTGGCCTCAACTACTCCCTCATACAGATCAGTGAGCGGATCACGCAACAGCAGATGG CTCCTGTGGTGACCGGTTCAAGCAACGTCGTTGTAGCAGGAGGTAACATCGTTGACAGCAAAGTCAATATCACCATCACCAACGTTTACGGAATAG ACACACCCAAAGCAAAGCTGAAAAAGTCCCTGGATCAACTGGAAACATCGTTCCAGTCCATGGAGGTGAAACTTCAGTACCAGCGTCAACAAGAGTTAGTGAATCTCGACCTCAACGTGTCGCAGATTAAACATGACATCGATGCCAGTGCTGAGAAACTGATAGAACTCTACAAAGCCTCAGACAGTGATCATAAGAATGTTGAGAAGTTTACAGAGGAAATCTGTGGTGGTCGGGAATCTCAACATATCCAGTTATCTAAACTACACGAGACTGCCAGAACTAAAATAGACGAACAGTTTAATGAGGAAAGAATGGTGTTAGTTGAACCAAGACAATTGTTACAGGATAATTTGTTGGTTAAAAATTCGTTAACAGACTTAGAAATTGAAAAGAACACAGAAAGAATTGATAAtgctaacaaaatattaacagaTTATTTGGCTCAAAATCAGacaaaacccacacaaacaaGAATCACATTTACAAAATCTGCATGCGAAGGAGATGCAATTTGTCCAAatattggtatactttcttggacagacggacggaccgAGATGAAAGGAGAGACCATTTGTCCAGATATTGGTATACTTTGTctgacagacggacagacagatatgGAGATGAAACAAGACACGGAAGACAGACAGGAAACTGGACATAAAAACCAGGAAAGTGTCTATTTAAAACTTCTGAAGGTCATCAACACCAGATATGATCCTAATACAACCGAACTTACTCCCCTTCTGACTTCAATCGATGTAATAGTCGTATACGAATCATTAAAAGTACTAGTAGCTGATTGCAGGAACTTGTGTATTAAATGCTACAATTATGACGACGGCATGCTGTATTGTTCTTATAAGACAAGTGATGCGCCACGTGGTCTAGCGAAACTACAGGACTGTCGAGTGGTCGTAACATTACCACATGAGCGACAGATTGTTTTTTTCACTGTTACTGATGTCATCACAGTAACCAATACTCTGAATATGGAGAAGGGATATTTCAACATAACCCAGTTACACGACTCCCATCTGGCAGCCACTGTATGGTTGTCGAAACCTGGCTGTGTCGATATCCTTGACCTCAAGGGTCACGTGATGCGTTCCATATCGAACCTGACCGCTAAACCTTGGTATGTCACAGTGTTGGGTATTAACCTGTTCGTCGTGTCGGGTGTGAACACTGTGACGTGCATGACATCATCTGGTGACATCAACTGGGTGACATCTCCCAACACCAAACCGAGGTTTGCGTGGGGTATAGCGTGTGACAGATCGGGCTTTGTGTATGTGGTGGATCGCGACAGCAATACCGTTATTCAGCTGTCCCCTAGTGGCGAGTATTTGTGCGATGTTCTCACTGGACATGACAAGATATCGGTCCCGAGGGCTCTGTGTTTTAACAGGGACTTGCTGTACATGACTCAGGATAAcggagaaataaaaatatttatagcaAAACAGAATTAG
- the LOC121388468 gene encoding cleft lip and palate transmembrane protein 1-like protein → MIKFSWTLAIAAAFVAYMAHSMWVIYTIFSPTPCVSTQHNFCIQPYLLKNQSLELQVFTSHKQEHNLAARDRTLIWRYDNFSVKATVEKTFNVSIPLKTRRNGTLFLHVFVHPKGSDLLGQYTSHAVTKITTYAYPKAEFINLLGETKPTDKQARPATDKMISHWRYKVSINVMDELIAFERTAIPGEVFRYLRVSPDGNYLPMVFIDEMAFRMRDLLPINTSAEQLPLTITYSPISVGKLRMWTNFLESFKMLQNLGFTEKDTDEIKGIFADTNFYFLLLTFAVAAFHLLFDFLAFKNEITYWKRRKTMVGLSTRAVIWRCISTIIIFFYLMDEKTSLLILIPAGIAGVIEIWKVKKALKVSVSWSNGVIPKFKFEPHSSEEKETEAYDSQAMKYLSYLLYPLCLAGAVYSLLYVQHKSWYSWFLQSLVNGIYALGFLFMLPQLFVNYKLKSVAHLPWRAFMYKAFNTFIDDVFAFIITMPTAHRLACFRDDVVFIIYLYQRWLYPVDKKRVNEFGESFEEETKKTK, encoded by the exons ATGATAAAGTTTTCTTGGACGTTGGCCATAGCAGCAGCATTCGTTGCGTACATGGCTCATTCCATGTGGGTTATTTATACAATATTTTCACCTACGCCGTGTGTGTCCACTCAACACAACTTTTGCATCCAGCCGTACTTGTTGAAGAACCAATCTTTGGAA cTTCAGGTGTTTACGTCACATAAACAAGAACATAATTTAGCTGCTAGAGATCGTACTCTTATTTGGAGATATGACAACTTCTCTGTGAAAGCAACTGTTGAAAA gacGTTCAATGTTTCTATCCCATTAAAAACGAGACGAAATGGGACATTGTTTTTACATGTTTTCGTCCATCCAAAGGGTAGCGACCTTCTCGGCCAGTACACATCACATGCTGTGACGAAGATTACCACATATGCATATCCAAAGGCAGAATTCATCAATCTTCTAGGGGAGACAAAACCCACTGAT aagCAAGCTAGACCAGCTACAGACAAAATGATTTCGCACTGGCGCTACAAAGTTTCCATTAATGTCATGGATGAGTTGATAGCGTTTGAGAGGACAGCCATCCCAGGGGAGGTGTTTCGTTATTTAAG AGTCTCGCCTGATGGGAATTATCTCCCTATGGTATTTATTGATGAAATGGCTTTCCGCATGCGTGATTTATTG CCAATCAACACAAGCGCGGAACAGTTGCCGTTGACAATCACCTATTCTCCGATCTCAGTTGGAAAATTACGAATGTGGACGAACTTTCTGGAATCGTTCAAGATGTTACAAAATCTTG GTTTTACTGAGAAGGACACAGATGAAATTAAAGGAATATTTGCAGACACCAACTTTTACTTTCTTCTTCTGACATTTGCCGTGGCTGCATTTCAC CTTCTGTTTGACTTTCTGGCCTTTAAGAATGAAATCACCTACTGGAAAAGACGCAAGACGATGGTTGGTCTGTCCACAAGAGCAG TTATCTGGCGGTGCATCTCAACGATCATCATATTCTTCTATCTGATGGATGAAAAGACCAGTCTTCTCATCCTCATACCTGCGGGAATCGCAGGCGTCATAGAG ATATGGAAAGTAAAGAAGGCACTGAAAGTATCTGTTTCCTGGAGTAACGGTGTTATACCTAAATTTAAA tttgaacCACATTCCagtgaagaaaaagaaacagaagCCTACGATTCTCAG gCAATGAAGTATTTGTCGTATTTATTATATCCGCTGTGTTTAGCTGGGGCAGTGTACTCGCTATTGTATGTACAACATAAAAG CTGGTATTCATGGTTTTTACAAAGTTTAGTAAATG gtaTTTATGCTTTAGGATTCCTCTTTATGTTACCTCAGCTGTTTGTCAACTACAAG ttgAAATCTGTTGCTCATTTACCATGGAGAGCATTCATGTATAAG GCATTCAACACTTTCATTGACGATGTGTTCGCTTTCATTATCACCATGCCGACAGCTCATCGACTGGCCTGCTTTCGTGATGATGTAGTTTTTATCATCTACTTGTATCAAAGATG GCTGTATCCAGTGGACAAGAAACGAGTTAATGAGTTTGGAGAATCATTtgaagaagaaacaaagaagACCAAATAA